From the Musa acuminata AAA Group cultivar baxijiao chromosome BXJ3-1, Cavendish_Baxijiao_AAA, whole genome shotgun sequence genome, the window TATGTTGTTCTTTGTTCCTTTTGATCTTGATCATGTCGGAATTTTGATTCTGTGAAGACCAGCAGATGATCTAAActgcaggcaggcaggcaggcagcaAATTGCATGAACTCGGTGCCTACTGCCATGCTGTTGCTTGCTCCCATGCACCTCAGTTTCATAGATGGTTTTTCTAGTTCTGGATTGAAGATAAAAGAGGATGCAATCAATCCAATAAAGAAAACAATTTTGCTGCAAATGAAGTAAAGATCAAATCTTTTTTCTTCTCATAGAAAATTTGATGAAGAATATAATAAGTCATACAGTAAATTCAATTGGCACTTTTCAACCTATTATTCTTCATCTCAAATGTCACACTCTGCATTGCCTACCTCAATCTGCACTCTTCTCGGAGGTGTGCATGTCGGATGCATATTACCTCCACCATTTTGATCTCTGTGTACCTCCCTCCACCACTCTCTTCCCTATATAACGCCCCTTCCTCCCAACCTCCCCTTCCTCACTCTTGAGATCTCAGGGAAGAGAAGATACCAGCTCTTTGTGTATTTGCCTTCTTGCACTCAGCCATGTCTCTGCTCACAGATCTTATCAACCTCAACCTCTCTGACTGCACTGAGAAGATCATTGCTGAGTACATATGGTATGTCACTTTGTTCATCTGAAAGTTATTTCTCTTGTTCTACTCTGTCCTTCTAGCTTTAGATTATTGCTTGTTTCTTGGATATAGTTTTCTGCCATTTGGTCTCTAGCATTTGGTCACTGTTGGATTttgtacaaacatcaaaatcaaaaagcagatttttttttcttcttcgtaGAGTCTGAGGATTTCTCGTGATAGGATGATGAATTATTGAATGAGATGGATTGATCTGTTGAGTCTTGTTTCTTTCTCCTCCTCGAATCTAATGTGAAGTGATGGTGCCTTTTGTTTTCTGTGTGTGTATGCAACAGGGTTGGGGGGTCCGGCATGGACATCAGGAGCAAAGCAAGGGTATATAGTTCATTCAAATTTATGATGTTCTTTGCTTGCTGTCCTGTTTGATTGATGTACACACGCTTCCGATCGGCAGACGCTCTCAGGCCCTGTCGGTGACCCCAGCCAGCTTCCAAGGTGGAACTATGATGGTTCGAGCACCGGCCAAGCTCCCGGACAGGACAGCGAAGTGATCCTCTAGTATGTGTTCGCATTCCTCTTCATTGTGATCTTTGTTTGGTCAAGTTCTCATCGTCTTTGTTATGAGAGTTGGACACTCTTCTTGTCTACAGTCCTCAAGCTATTTACAGGGACCCTTTCAGGAGGGGCAACGACATCCTTGTAAGTCTATTTTGGTATCTTCGTTTTGGGCTTCCTTCATGAGAAGTGATTCCTTTGTTTCCTATTTGAGGTAATGTGTGATTGCTACACACCACAAGGAGAGCCGATTCCCACCAACAAAAGACACAATGCTGCTAAGATCTTCAGCAACCCTGCAGTTGCTGCAGAAGAAACCTGGTACAGCTTTGGTTTATGTTGTCTTACACCTGATGATTTGTCTGAGGTTGGTCTACCAAGGTTACCACCAACGCGATGTTTGTTCTTCCCTTGATAGGTTTGGGATCGAGCAAGAGTACACTCTCCTCCGGAAGGATGTCAAGTGGCCTCTTGGGTGGCCCATTGGAGGCTTTCCTGGCCCTCAGGTAATTTGTTCCTGAATCTGGATTTGTAGAATCTCTAATTATTGGGGACATGAAAATATGGTCTCAACAGATCTATTGTAGCTGAAGCAAATCTTGTGTTCTCCCAACTCATAAATCTTTGACTGGTTTGATGATGGCATGCTATTATTTCATATGAATTGTTTAACAGTATGAAACCCTAGAGGGATAGGAACTTGTGGTGTAACTCGGGAAATGGATGTGAACTTGTAACAGGGCCCTTACTACTGCTCTGCTGGTGCTGACAAAGCTTTTGGGCGTGACATTGTTGATGCCCACTACAAAGCCTGTCTCTATGCGGGAATCGACATCAGTGGCATCAATGGAGAGGTCATGCCGGGCCAGGTAAattggagtccttttatggtgtTAAAGGTTGGTCTTCTTGCACTTGTCGTCACCTCTGGGCAATGTCATGCGTGCTGCAGTGGGAGTTTCAAGTAGGGCCTTGTGTTGGCATCTCGGCTGGTGACCAGCTGTGGGTTGCTCGCTACATACTTGAGGTAATGCCTGACTCAGAAAGACTTATGATTTGATTGGCGATTTCATACTTCTCTTATATGGTGTGAAGCAATTTGAGTTTCCAACTTAATTGCACTTGGATCTCTCTGCGAACAGCGAATTACAGAGATCGCTGGAGTGGTGCTTTCCTTTGATCCAAAGCCGATTCAGGTGACGTCAATTTGTTGTCTTGATCTGCAAACATGAATTCATGTCTTGTGTCGATAGCATTGTGGTCGCTTTGTGACTGTTTTGGTGCTTCAGGGTGATTGGAATGGTGCTGGTGCTCACACGAATTACAGGTGATGCCATCAACGAGATGGTTGGGGATCAAGTTTCTGACTTTCCTTATGTTGCTAACATCTTTTTTGTTCCTTTTGTAATTGCCAGTACTAAGTCCATGAGGAGTAATGGAGGGTATGAAGTCATCAAGGAGGCAATTCAGAAACTTGGCCTGAGGCACAAGGAGCACATAGCTGCCTATGGAGAAGGGAACGAGCGCCGCCTCACCGGGCGCCATGAGACTGCTGATATCAACACCTTCGTTTGGGTACACGATCCTTGATCGGTAGAGCTATGTTTTATTCACAAAAAAGAACTTGTAATCCTTAGCTTCTTCTCATCATCGACAGGGAGTAGCGAACCGTGGGGCATCGATTCGCGTTGGACGTGACACTGAAAAATCTGGCAAAGGTCGATAACATctctttttcaatcaaaatttggGTATCCTTCTGTTATTTATCAATTAAAAGATACATGCCATACTAAAATGGATGTGTTTTTGCGCATTTACTTGATCAGGTTATTTCGAAGACCGAAGGCCTGCTTCCAACATGGATCCTTATGTTGTCACTTCCATGATCGCAGAGACTACCATCCTTTGGAACTCAGCTTAATTGCAAGTGATCAGCTGTTTGTGTCTCGTTTCTGCTGGATCTTTGCCGGTGGGGTTGGTTCTCTTGCATTGCATCTGATAGTTCGGAGGGAATGATTGCCTTGTGTTGAATATGAGGCACGAAATTTAGATTGAGTTGGACTTGATCCATTTTCCTGCCTTAGTTGTCGCTTGTTGTTCCAGTTATATCAGTAATAAAAGTACATTACCAGCAGAGATGAAACTGTGTCACTGTTGGAAGTGGATTGTTTGATGCTTTTTGTTGGGCTGATCCCTTTGTTTTAATTTATTCTTTCTCTAAATAAATGTAGAATTTATCATTATGAATATGACTGAAATTTTCCTGTTAGATCACAATGAAACTGCCCATGTCTGTTATGAAACTCAATGAATACTTTTTTTCCGAAAAGCAATAGGGGATTATACTATTTCCCATGTCTATCGTTGATctgtctttaaaaaaaaaattatttattgcaCAAAAATGGATTAATGTATGCGTCTAACTTCTAAATATACGTTTTTCGTAGTTCGATCATATGTCTATCCTCATaacgttaaaaaaaaatatatctcttATTGCACAAAAAAATTAAGGGATATTGTTTGAATctctaaatatattattttcatgGTTCGATCACtcgttatacaaaaaaaaaaaaaaaaaaacgttaaTGTGTGCCATCTTAACCTTTAAACATACTATTTTTCAGATCACTTACCCACTCTCAAAAACAAAATCTACTCAATAAAATACACTATTTTTCAGATCACTTATCCCCTCTCAAAAATAAAATCTGAACATAAGGGGTGTTGCGAGAATCGAACTCGCGACCTCTCGCACCCgaagcgagaatcataccactagaccaaacacccgatgttgaaattatcttccatttatacatatgtatattataAGAGATTTAGAAAGACCAATATGTCATATGACTTCATAGAAAACTATAGAGATTGTCCCCTTACTGTCAGAGTCTGAAACCAACACCTCCACATTTACCATGTATGTTTTACTCCCTTATAGATATAAGCTCATTAAGCCTATGTACAATCTACAAGCAAACAGTGGAGAATCTTGGTTGCAAATAGTCCGATTCATAGGATCGGTAATTCTATGAATCTTGGTTGATCGTGGGCATGGTTCTTCCATTGAAagatttattttaagaattttcttCATGCATTACAGAGTCCGAAGTGGAGAATCTTTTTTACTTCTTTTATGCCTATTATCAATGGAAAACCCAAGCTAGATGGGTAGATGCAGGATAGGGTGGGAAACAGGGTGATACAAGTATCCcgctagatcttgtttcaaatatAGATGAAATGCTTGTTCCCTGGGTCCGCAATTGGATGTAAGGATGATCTTGAATGGTCGATGAAACCTGATtcgttcttcttcctcctcgttaTGTGGCTTTGGAGGTTATTTTCTTCACGGTGTTTACAAAATACCTATGTAGGTGTTCGATTGGGTAATTACAAAATACCTATAATCAGCATTTCGATTCTTGTActtcaaaaaaatattcttatactTCAAAAAGTAGCACCGGGTCTCTATACACTTACATAGGTGAAGTATTTAACCATTTAACCGTAATTATTTTTACATCATTAACTTCGTTGACAGAAAAAATTATAGtcacataaaaaaaatatgaatgtaaaaaataaaaatataattttattaccttttaaattattaattttatataaaatttaaggATTTTACATAGAAAGAGCCAATCGTACTTTTCTACTCGTTGGTT encodes:
- the LOC135628131 gene encoding glutamine synthetase nodule isozyme-like, whose translation is MSLLTDLINLNLSDCTEKIIAEYIWVGGSGMDIRSKARTLSGPVGDPSQLPRWNYDGSSTGQAPGQDSEVILYPQAIYRDPFRRGNDILVMCDCYTPQGEPIPTNKRHNAAKIFSNPAVAAEETWFGIEQEYTLLRKDVKWPLGWPIGGFPGPQGPYYCSAGADKAFGRDIVDAHYKACLYAGIDISGINGEVMPGQWEFQVGPCVGISAGDQLWVARYILERITEIAGVVLSFDPKPIQGDWNGAGAHTNYSTKSMRSNGGYEVIKEAIQKLGLRHKEHIAAYGEGNERRLTGRHETADINTFVWGVANRGASIRVGRDTEKSGKGYFEDRRPASNMDPYVVTSMIAETTILWNSA